The following are encoded together in the Primulina tabacum isolate GXHZ01 chromosome 18, ASM2559414v2, whole genome shotgun sequence genome:
- the LOC142533080 gene encoding T-complex protein 1 subunit eta isoform X2, with translation MIFCKFGVGDGTTTVVLLAGEFMKEAKPFIEDGVHPQNLIRSYRSACQSAIEKIKELAVSIEGKSLKEKKSLLAKCAATTLSSKLIGGEKEFFASMVVDAVIAIGNDDRLSMIGIKKVPGGTMRDSFLVNGVAFKKTFSYAGFEQQPKKFLNHKILLLNIELELKSEKENAEIRLSDPLQYQSIVDAEWNIIYDKLDKCVESGAKIVLSRLAIGDLATQYFADRDIFCAGRVTEEDLLRVAAATGGTVQTTVNNIIDEVLGTCEVFEEKQVGNERFNIFSGCPSGQTATIVLRGGADQFIEEAERSLHDAIMIVRRAMRNSTVVAGGGAIDMEISRYLRQHARTIAGKSQLFINSYAKALEIIPRQLCDNAGFDATDVLNKLRQKHALPSDEGALYGVDINTGGIADSFANFVWEPAVVKINAINAATEAACLILSVDETVKNPKSESAQGDAAASTMGGRGRGGAAFRGRGRGMRRR, from the exons ATGATTTTTTGCAAATTCGGA GTTGGTGATGGAACAACGACTGTAGTTTTACTTGCTGGAGAGTTCATGAAGGAAGCCAAGCCATTTATCGAAGATGGAGTTCATCCTCAAAACCTTATTCGGAGTTACCGCTCAGCTTGCCAGTCG GCCATTGAGAAGATCAAAGAATTGGCTGTTAGCATAGAGGGGAAAagtttaaaagaaaagaaaagtttACTGGCTAAATGTGCCGCTACAACGCTGTCTTCTAAGCTTATTGGTGGTGAAAAGGAGTTTTTTGCGTCCATGGTGGTAGATGCTGTCATTGCCATTGGAAATGATGATAGGCTCAGCATGATAGGAATTAAGAAg GTTCCTGGAGGTACAATGAGAGATTCTTTTCTTGTGAATGGTGTTGCCTTCAAAAAGACATTCTCATATGCTGGTTTTGAGCAGCAACCaaagaaatttttaaatcaCAAGATACTTTTGTTAAACATAGAACTGGAGCTAAAATCAGAGAAAGAAAATGCAGAGATAAG GTTGTCAGATCCATTACAGTATCAGTCAATTGTAGACGCGGAGTGGAATATCATTTATGACAAATTGGACAAGTGCGTGGAGAGCGGAGCCAAAATTGTTTTGTCAAGGCTTGCTATTGGTGATCTGGCTACACAG TATTTTGCAGATCGTGATATATTTTGTGCTGGTCGTGTAACCGAAGAAGATTTGCTAAGGGTTGCTGCGGCCACTGGTGGCACTGTGCAGACAACTGTGAACAACATAATCGACGAG GTTCTGGGAACTTGTGAGGTATTTGAGGAGAAGCAAGTTGGGAATGAGCGATTCAACATCTTTAGTGGATGCCCATCTGGTCAGACTGCTACAATTGTTCTTCGTGGTGGAGCGGATCAG TTCATAGAGGAGGCCGAACGAAGTTTACATGATGCAATTATGATAGTTAGAAGGGCTATGAGAAACTCCACCGTAGTTGCTGGGGGTGGTGCTATTGAT ATGGAGATAAGccgatacttgagacagcatgCTCGCACAATTGCTGGGAAGTCCCAGCTATTTATCAACTCTTATGCAAAAGCTCTTGAG ATCATTCCACgccaactgtgtgataatgctGGTTTTGATGCGACCGATGTGTTGAACAAACTGAGACAAAAACACGCCTTACCATCTG ATGAAGGTGCACTTTATGGTGTGGACATCAATACTGGAGGAATTGCTGATTCGTTTGCCAACTTTGTGTGGGAGCCTGCAGTTGTGAAG ATAAATGCGATAAATGCAGCCACTGAAGCAGCATGCTTGATCTTAAGTGTTGATGAGACTGTGAAAAACCCCAAG TCCGAGAGTGCACAGGGAGATGCTGCTGCTAGCACCATGGGCGGTCGAGGACGTGGTGGAGCTGCTTTCCGTGGTCGTGGCCGTGGAATGAGGAGGCGATAG
- the LOC142533671 gene encoding T-complex protein 1 subunit eta-like: MRDSFLVNGVAFKKTFSYAGFEQQPKKFLNHKILLLNIELELKSEKENAEIRLSDPLQYQSIVDAEWNIIYDKLDKCVESGAKIVLSRLAIGDLATQYFADRDIFCAGRVTEEDLLRVAAATGGTVQTTVNNIIDEVLGTCEVFEEKQVGNERFNIFSGCPSGQTATIVLRGGADQFIEEAERSLHDAIMIVRRAMRNSTVVAGGGAIDMEISRYLRQHARTIAGKSQLFINSYAKALEIIPRQLCDNAGFDATDVLNKLRQKHALPSDEGALYGVDINTGGIADSFANFVWEPAVVKINAINAATEAACLILSVDETVKNPKSESAQGDAAASAMGGRGRGGAAFRGRGRGMRRR, encoded by the exons ATGAGAGATTCTTTTCTTGTGAATGGTGTTGCCTTCAAAAAGACATTCTCATATGCTGGTTTTGAGCAGCAACCaaagaaatttttaaatcaCAAGATACTTTTGTTAAACATAGAACTGGAGCTAAAATCAGAGAAAGAAAATGCAGAGATAAG GTTGTCAGATCCATTACAGTATCAGTCAATTGTAGACGCGGAGTGGAATATCATTTATGACAAATTGGACAAGTGCGTGGAGAGCGGAGCCAAAATTGTTTTGTCAAGGCTTGCTATTGGTGATCTGGCTACACAG TATTTTGCAGATCGTGATATATTTTGTGCTGGTCGTGTAACCGAAGAAGATTTGCTAAGGGTTGCTGCGGCCACTGGTGGCACTGTGCAGACAACTGTGAACAACATAATCGACGAG GTTCTGGGAACTTGTGAGGTATTTGAGGAGAAGCAAGTTGGGAATGAGCGATTCAACATCTTTAGTGGATGCCCATCTGGTCAGACTGCTACAATTGTTCTTCGTGGTGGAGCGGATCAG TTCATAGAGGAGGCCGAACGAAGTTTACATGATGCAATTATGATAGTTAGAAGGGCTATGAGAAACTCCACCGTAGTTGCTGGGGGTGGTGCTATTGAT ATGGAGATAAGccgatacttgagacagcatgCTCGCACAATTGCTGGGAAGTCCCAGCTATTTATCAACTCTTATGCAAAAGCTCTTGAG ATCATTCCACgccaactgtgtgataatgctGGTTTTGATGCGACCGATGTGTTGAACAAACTGAGACAAAAACACGCCTTACCATCTG ATGAAGGTGCACTTTATGGTGTGGACATCAATACTGGAGGAATTGCTGATTCGTTTGCCAACTTTGTGTGGGAGCCTGCAGTTGTGAAG ATAAATGCGATAAATGCAGCCACTGAAGCAGCATGCTTGATCTTAAGTGTTGATGAGACTGTGAAAAACCCCAAG TCCGAGAGTGCACAGGGAGATGCTGCTGCTAGCGCCATGGGCGGTCGAGGACGTGGTGGAGCTGCTTTCCGTGGTCGTGGCCGTGGAATGAGGAGGCGATAG
- the LOC142533080 gene encoding T-complex protein 1 subunit eta isoform X1, translated as MAAMLQPQIILLKEGTDTSQGKPQLISNINACMAVADVVRTTLGPRGMDKLIHDEKGNTTISNDGATIMKLLDIVHPAAKILVDIAKSQDSEVGDGTTTVVLLAGEFMKEAKPFIEDGVHPQNLIRSYRSACQSAIEKIKELAVSIEGKSLKEKKSLLAKCAATTLSSKLIGGEKEFFASMVVDAVIAIGNDDRLSMIGIKKVPGGTMRDSFLVNGVAFKKTFSYAGFEQQPKKFLNHKILLLNIELELKSEKENAEIRLSDPLQYQSIVDAEWNIIYDKLDKCVESGAKIVLSRLAIGDLATQYFADRDIFCAGRVTEEDLLRVAAATGGTVQTTVNNIIDEVLGTCEVFEEKQVGNERFNIFSGCPSGQTATIVLRGGADQFIEEAERSLHDAIMIVRRAMRNSTVVAGGGAIDMEISRYLRQHARTIAGKSQLFINSYAKALEIIPRQLCDNAGFDATDVLNKLRQKHALPSDEGALYGVDINTGGIADSFANFVWEPAVVKINAINAATEAACLILSVDETVKNPKSESAQGDAAASTMGGRGRGGAAFRGRGRGMRRR; from the exons ATGGCAGCCATGTTG CAACCTCAGATCATACTTCTGAAGGAAGGGACTGATACATCTCAGGGGAAGCCACAGTTAATAAGCAACATAAATGCTTGCATGGCCGTCGCTGATGTTGTGAGGACCACTCTTGGTCCAAGGGGCATGGACAAGTTGATCCACGATGAGAAGGGAAACACCACCATTTCAAATGATGGTGCCACTATAATGAAGCTTCTTGACATTGTACATCCTGCTGCCAAGATTCTTGTAGATATTGCCAAGTCTCAAGATTCCGAG GTTGGTGATGGAACAACGACTGTAGTTTTACTTGCTGGAGAGTTCATGAAGGAAGCCAAGCCATTTATCGAAGATGGAGTTCATCCTCAAAACCTTATTCGGAGTTACCGCTCAGCTTGCCAGTCG GCCATTGAGAAGATCAAAGAATTGGCTGTTAGCATAGAGGGGAAAagtttaaaagaaaagaaaagtttACTGGCTAAATGTGCCGCTACAACGCTGTCTTCTAAGCTTATTGGTGGTGAAAAGGAGTTTTTTGCGTCCATGGTGGTAGATGCTGTCATTGCCATTGGAAATGATGATAGGCTCAGCATGATAGGAATTAAGAAg GTTCCTGGAGGTACAATGAGAGATTCTTTTCTTGTGAATGGTGTTGCCTTCAAAAAGACATTCTCATATGCTGGTTTTGAGCAGCAACCaaagaaatttttaaatcaCAAGATACTTTTGTTAAACATAGAACTGGAGCTAAAATCAGAGAAAGAAAATGCAGAGATAAG GTTGTCAGATCCATTACAGTATCAGTCAATTGTAGACGCGGAGTGGAATATCATTTATGACAAATTGGACAAGTGCGTGGAGAGCGGAGCCAAAATTGTTTTGTCAAGGCTTGCTATTGGTGATCTGGCTACACAG TATTTTGCAGATCGTGATATATTTTGTGCTGGTCGTGTAACCGAAGAAGATTTGCTAAGGGTTGCTGCGGCCACTGGTGGCACTGTGCAGACAACTGTGAACAACATAATCGACGAG GTTCTGGGAACTTGTGAGGTATTTGAGGAGAAGCAAGTTGGGAATGAGCGATTCAACATCTTTAGTGGATGCCCATCTGGTCAGACTGCTACAATTGTTCTTCGTGGTGGAGCGGATCAG TTCATAGAGGAGGCCGAACGAAGTTTACATGATGCAATTATGATAGTTAGAAGGGCTATGAGAAACTCCACCGTAGTTGCTGGGGGTGGTGCTATTGAT ATGGAGATAAGccgatacttgagacagcatgCTCGCACAATTGCTGGGAAGTCCCAGCTATTTATCAACTCTTATGCAAAAGCTCTTGAG ATCATTCCACgccaactgtgtgataatgctGGTTTTGATGCGACCGATGTGTTGAACAAACTGAGACAAAAACACGCCTTACCATCTG ATGAAGGTGCACTTTATGGTGTGGACATCAATACTGGAGGAATTGCTGATTCGTTTGCCAACTTTGTGTGGGAGCCTGCAGTTGTGAAG ATAAATGCGATAAATGCAGCCACTGAAGCAGCATGCTTGATCTTAAGTGTTGATGAGACTGTGAAAAACCCCAAG TCCGAGAGTGCACAGGGAGATGCTGCTGCTAGCACCATGGGCGGTCGAGGACGTGGTGGAGCTGCTTTCCGTGGTCGTGGCCGTGGAATGAGGAGGCGATAG